The proteins below come from a single uncultured Sunxiuqinia sp. genomic window:
- the rpsR gene encoding 30S ribosomal protein S18, producing the protein MANNQSEIRYLTPPSVEIKKKKYCRFKKNKIKYVDYKDPEFLKKFLNEQGRILPRRITGTSLKYQRKVAKAVKRARHLAMLPYLTDMLK; encoded by the coding sequence ATGGCTAACAATCAAAGTGAAATCAGGTACCTGACTCCCCCGTCAGTTGAAATTAAAAAGAAAAAGTATTGTCGCTTTAAAAAGAACAAAATCAAGTATGTGGATTATAAAGATCCTGAGTTCTTGAAAAAATTCTTGAATGAGCAAGGTCGTATTTTACCACGTCGTATTACCGGTACATCATTGAAGTACCAGCGAAAAGTGGCAAAAGCAGTGAAAAGAGCTCGTCATTTAGCTATGCTGCCCTACTTAACAGATATGTTGAAATAA
- the aceE gene encoding pyruvate dehydrogenase (acetyl-transferring), homodimeric type: MTDKRNNTYEVENKEWLDSIDYIIKNESSERVEELMELLKRRIYEKGIRLRSHLNTPYINTIPEDKEESYPGERELERKIKSIIRWNAMAMVVQANKKKDGIGGHISTYASSATLYEVGFNHFFKGGDNGSPADIIYFQGHASPGIYARSFLEGRFSEDQLENFRREMDPKGGLTSYPHPRLMPDYWQFPTVSMGLGPIMAIYQARFNQYIQDKGLLDAPEQKVWAFLGDGEMDEPESMGALTLASREELDNLIFVINCNLQRLDGPVRGNSSIIQELEAAFRGAGWNVIKVILGEMWDPILKKDKNGLLVKRLGELVDGERQKFSISDGDYIRKEFFGKSEELLKLVEDLSDDELKKLRRGGHDPVKVYNAFKSATETKGMPTVVLTQTVKGYGLGEAGEGRNITHQQKKLNEEELMHFRDRFDIPVSDDELASAPFYKPDDSSDEIKYLKKQREKLNGFLPTRNQDAVDFKMPESEVFDEFLKGSGKREVATTMAAVQLLSKLLKDKNIGKLVVPIVPDESRTFGMDALFRQSSIYAHKGQLYEPVDRDSLLYYKEAKDGAILEEGITEAGSMSSFIAAGTAYSTHQIACIPFYVFYSMFGFQRVGDFIWAAADARAKGFMLGGTSGRTTLAGEGLQHQDGQSHLTALTVPSVQAYDPAFAYELAVIINDGMKRMYEDGEDIFYYISIMNEKYKMPSMPSRKGIEQEIINGMYKFKSSQKNEHNLHLLGSGSILNETLKAAEILKKDYNIYPEVWSVTSYKKLYDDAIESDRLNRIQEETNQKTYIEKAVGEKDGIFIAATDYVKALPLAVSKWFPGSFEALGTDGYGFSEHREELREFFEVSAEHIVWNALVALNRKGKVTNKILNKARKQLNIDDEKKSPTGK; encoded by the coding sequence ATGACCGATAAAAGAAATAACACTTACGAAGTTGAAAATAAAGAATGGCTTGATTCCATTGATTACATCATTAAGAATGAAAGTAGTGAACGGGTTGAAGAATTGATGGAGCTTCTAAAAAGACGAATTTATGAAAAGGGAATTCGCTTGCGGTCACATCTAAATACGCCATATATTAATACAATTCCGGAGGACAAGGAAGAAAGCTATCCCGGCGAACGCGAACTGGAGCGAAAAATTAAAAGTATTATTCGTTGGAACGCAATGGCAATGGTTGTTCAGGCCAATAAAAAGAAAGATGGCATTGGTGGCCATATTTCTACTTATGCCTCGTCAGCCACTTTGTACGAGGTGGGCTTCAATCATTTTTTCAAAGGTGGCGATAACGGTTCACCTGCCGACATTATTTATTTTCAGGGGCATGCTTCTCCCGGCATATATGCCCGTTCTTTTTTAGAAGGACGATTTTCGGAAGACCAATTGGAAAATTTTCGCAGAGAGATGGATCCAAAAGGTGGCTTAACTTCTTATCCTCACCCCCGCTTAATGCCCGACTATTGGCAGTTTCCGACTGTTTCAATGGGACTTGGGCCAATCATGGCTATTTACCAGGCACGTTTTAATCAATACATACAAGATAAAGGACTATTGGATGCTCCGGAGCAAAAGGTGTGGGCTTTCTTGGGAGATGGTGAAATGGATGAGCCGGAATCGATGGGAGCGTTAACATTGGCTTCGAGAGAGGAACTGGATAACCTTATTTTTGTGATTAACTGTAACCTCCAACGACTGGATGGGCCGGTGAGAGGGAATTCATCCATCATACAGGAACTGGAAGCAGCATTTAGAGGAGCCGGCTGGAATGTCATCAAGGTTATCTTGGGTGAAATGTGGGATCCGATCCTGAAAAAAGATAAAAACGGTTTGTTAGTCAAACGATTGGGAGAATTGGTTGACGGCGAACGTCAGAAGTTCTCAATCTCCGATGGCGACTACATTCGAAAAGAATTTTTTGGGAAAAGCGAGGAATTGTTGAAGCTGGTGGAAGATTTGAGTGATGATGAGTTAAAAAAATTGCGTCGCGGCGGACACGATCCAGTTAAGGTATACAATGCATTTAAGTCGGCTACCGAAACAAAAGGTATGCCGACTGTGGTTTTAACTCAAACTGTAAAAGGATATGGTTTGGGTGAAGCAGGAGAAGGGCGCAACATTACCCACCAGCAAAAGAAATTAAATGAAGAAGAATTGATGCATTTTCGCGATCGATTTGATATTCCTGTTTCAGATGATGAATTGGCCAGTGCTCCATTTTATAAACCGGACGATAGTAGTGACGAGATTAAATATTTAAAAAAGCAACGCGAAAAACTGAATGGTTTTTTGCCTACCCGAAATCAAGATGCTGTTGATTTTAAAATGCCGGAATCCGAGGTTTTTGATGAGTTTTTAAAGGGCTCCGGTAAACGCGAGGTTGCGACTACCATGGCCGCTGTTCAGTTATTGTCGAAGCTATTGAAAGACAAAAATATTGGAAAATTGGTGGTTCCTATTGTGCCCGATGAGTCACGTACTTTTGGTATGGATGCGCTTTTTCGTCAGTCGTCAATCTATGCACATAAAGGGCAGTTATATGAACCGGTTGATCGAGATAGTTTATTGTATTACAAAGAGGCAAAAGATGGTGCTATTTTGGAAGAAGGAATTACTGAAGCTGGTTCCATGTCGTCATTTATAGCTGCAGGAACTGCTTATTCAACGCATCAAATCGCCTGCATCCCGTTTTACGTTTTCTATTCTATGTTCGGGTTTCAGCGCGTTGGCGACTTTATTTGGGCCGCTGCAGACGCCCGAGCCAAAGGTTTTATGTTGGGGGGTACTTCCGGTCGTACGACATTGGCAGGCGAAGGACTTCAGCATCAAGATGGACAAAGTCACCTGACGGCTCTTACCGTTCCGTCTGTGCAAGCTTACGATCCGGCTTTTGCATATGAATTAGCCGTCATCATCAATGATGGTATGAAAAGAATGTATGAAGACGGAGAAGATATTTTTTACTATATCTCCATTATGAATGAGAAGTACAAAATGCCCTCAATGCCCTCGCGAAAGGGAATTGAACAGGAGATCATAAACGGCATGTACAAATTTAAAAGCAGCCAGAAAAACGAGCATAACCTGCACCTGCTAGGAAGCGGATCGATATTGAATGAGACATTGAAGGCTGCAGAAATCTTAAAAAAAGACTACAATATTTATCCCGAGGTATGGAGTGTAACTAGTTATAAAAAGCTTTACGACGATGCTATAGAAAGCGACCGTTTGAATCGTATACAAGAAGAGACGAATCAAAAGACATACATCGAAAAGGCTGTGGGAGAAAAAGATGGAATTTTTATAGCTGCTACTGACTATGTGAAAGCGCTTCCATTGGCTGTATCCAAATGGTTTCCTGGATCGTTTGAAGCGTTGGGGACTGACGGTTACGGTTTTAGTGAGCATCGCGAGGAGTTGAGGGAGTTCTTTGAAGTGAGTGCGGAACATATTGTATGGAACGCTTTGGTCGCGCTCAATCGAAAAGGAAAAGTAACCAACAAAATACTGAATAAAGCACGTAAACAACTTAATATCGATGATGAAAAGAAATCACCAACCGGAAAATAG
- a CDS encoding cytidylate kinase-like family protein: MKNFLSNFLLESSAQEKKAKYPGPVIMISRECGCSAKRIAIKLSKILTGYSFHSETKTDVQWKWVSKEIIEEAAQELEMEPGKIKDVFLSEAKTSLHEVSTAFSTEKVYDADDQQVIDTVCNVILRIAEVGNFIIVGRAAGAIAHDVSQKLSIKLQAPLDWRINRIMQVSNMSRSDAQHYVLEIDRQRELFVEHVSGAKMNNHDFDLIFNYSTMKDDYIVDAIINIMKNKRMIVNHDNE; encoded by the coding sequence ATGAAAAATTTTCTAAGTAACTTCTTGTTGGAATCATCAGCCCAGGAAAAAAAGGCCAAATACCCAGGCCCAGTCATCATGATATCTAGAGAATGCGGTTGTTCTGCAAAAAGGATTGCGATTAAGTTGTCAAAAATACTTACAGGCTATAGTTTTCACTCGGAGACAAAAACAGATGTTCAGTGGAAGTGGGTGAGTAAGGAAATTATAGAAGAAGCAGCACAAGAACTGGAGATGGAGCCAGGAAAGATTAAAGATGTTTTCTTATCAGAAGCAAAAACTAGTTTGCATGAGGTGTCTACTGCTTTTTCTACCGAAAAAGTATATGATGCTGATGACCAGCAGGTTATTGATACGGTTTGCAATGTAATCTTACGTATTGCAGAGGTTGGTAATTTTATCATTGTAGGACGCGCGGCAGGAGCGATTGCTCACGATGTTTCTCAAAAGCTAAGTATAAAACTACAGGCTCCGCTTGATTGGCGAATCAACCGGATTATGCAGGTAAGCAATATGTCCAGAAGTGATGCACAGCATTACGTGCTTGAAATTGACCGGCAACGTGAATTATTTGTTGAGCATGTCAGTGGGGCAAAAATGAACAATCACGATTTTGATCTGATTTTCAATTACTCAACGATGAAGGATGATTATATTGTGGATGCGATCATTAATATCATGAAGAATAAACGAATGATTGTGAACCACGATAATGAATAG
- the rplI gene encoding 50S ribosomal protein L9, with the protein MEIILLQDIQNLGSKDDLVAVKDGYGRNFLIPNKMAIVATESAKKVMAENTKQRAHKEAKLKDEALAVAEKLQNKQVVIATKTSTSGKIFGSVNTIQLAEAINKKGFEIDRKQIKIAEDSIKEIGKYTAKIKLHKEVVIDIDFEVVTEE; encoded by the coding sequence ATGGAAATCATTTTATTACAAGATATTCAGAATTTGGGGAGTAAGGATGACCTTGTTGCTGTAAAAGACGGCTACGGTCGTAACTTCTTGATCCCTAATAAAATGGCGATTGTCGCCACTGAATCAGCTAAAAAAGTTATGGCTGAAAATACGAAACAACGTGCCCACAAAGAAGCTAAATTGAAAGACGAGGCTTTGGCTGTTGCTGAAAAACTTCAGAACAAGCAAGTTGTTATCGCTACTAAAACCAGTACTTCTGGTAAAATTTTCGGTTCAGTTAATACCATTCAATTAGCAGAAGCTATTAACAAGAAAGGGTTTGAAATTGACCGTAAACAAATTAAGATTGCTGAAGACAGCATTAAAGAAATCGGTAAATACACAGCAAAAATCAAGCTCCACAAAGAAGTTGTTATTGATATTGACTTTGAAGTAGTTACTGAAGAATAA
- a CDS encoding Gfo/Idh/MocA family oxidoreductase — protein sequence MSKVIQAALASFGMSGMVFHGPSLKVNPNFNLHSILERTKSLSEKDYPESTIIRSFEELISQDEVDLVIINTPDNLHYAMCKQALEAGKHVVVEKPFTQEVEQANELIQLAKDKNRILSVYQNRRWDNDFLTVKKILDERVIGRLAEFESHFDRYRNFIQEGTWKEEGDKRHGVLFNLGSHMIDQVVQLFGKPKSITAHLDTLRDGGQVKDYYDIRLQYNDFAAILKSSYLVREPGPRYSLYGTLGTFHKWGIDPQEEMLKNGHLPNEPNWGTDSEEDWGILNTEWNGLNYKGAIETVPGNYNAFYENIYDAIANGVELAVKPEESRDIIQLLDYCLQSDEEKRTIFL from the coding sequence ATGAGTAAAGTTATACAAGCAGCACTTGCTTCTTTTGGTATGTCGGGGATGGTTTTTCACGGACCAAGCTTAAAAGTAAACCCTAACTTTAATCTTCATTCTATTTTGGAGCGAACCAAGAGTTTATCAGAAAAGGACTATCCTGAGTCAACTATAATCCGCAGTTTTGAGGAGCTGATCTCCCAAGATGAAGTTGACCTTGTAATTATTAACACTCCCGACAATCTGCACTATGCGATGTGTAAACAGGCGCTGGAAGCAGGAAAGCATGTGGTTGTTGAAAAGCCTTTTACCCAGGAAGTAGAGCAAGCCAACGAACTAATACAGTTGGCGAAAGATAAAAACCGGATTCTTTCAGTTTACCAAAACCGGCGATGGGATAACGATTTTCTGACCGTAAAAAAAATACTTGACGAAAGAGTAATTGGACGACTTGCAGAGTTTGAATCTCACTTTGACCGTTATCGAAATTTTATACAAGAAGGTACCTGGAAAGAAGAAGGTGATAAGAGACATGGCGTGCTTTTTAATCTTGGCTCACACATGATTGATCAGGTTGTTCAGCTCTTCGGTAAACCAAAATCAATAACAGCCCATTTGGATACTTTAAGAGATGGCGGACAGGTAAAGGATTATTATGATATTCGTCTGCAATACAATGATTTTGCAGCTATTTTAAAATCATCATACCTTGTACGGGAACCAGGACCTCGTTACAGTCTATATGGCACTTTAGGTACTTTTCATAAATGGGGAATTGACCCACAAGAAGAAATGCTAAAAAACGGACATCTGCCTAATGAGCCCAACTGGGGTACAGATTCGGAAGAAGACTGGGGAATTTTAAATACCGAATGGAATGGGTTAAACTACAAAGGAGCGATAGAAACAGTTCCGGGCAATTACAACGCTTTTTATGAAAATATTTACGATGCAATTGCAAATGGAGTTGAACTGGCGGTAAAACCCGAAGAAAGTCGTGATATCATTCAGTTATTAGACTACTGTTTACAAAGCGACGAGGAAAAAAGAACTATATTTTTGTAA
- a CDS encoding formate/nitrite transporter family protein has product MAKRQADLKEALNKPKQIDEILEEQIEMAMHEHNRSNQDLFLSAISAGLDVGFSVFLMAAVYSLFDGVIHPSYLHVLLALAYPLGFVFVVVGKSELFTEHTTLAVIPVLNRNASIRSLMVLWGIIYSGNLLGGYFFSYLLSILPMQLKVINVESFAALAYKLVDYQWYIILLSGVLAGWLMGLLSWLVTSSQETISRILIIILITTVIGVGGLHHSIVGSIEIFTAVLTSNNITLFDYGFVQLWATVGNIIGGVVFVAFVKFSHVNPSHKRIGK; this is encoded by the coding sequence ATGGCGAAACGACAAGCCGACTTAAAGGAAGCGCTAAACAAACCAAAGCAAATTGATGAGATTTTGGAGGAACAAATAGAGATGGCGATGCATGAGCACAATCGTTCCAATCAAGATTTATTTTTATCAGCTATTTCCGCGGGATTAGATGTTGGATTCAGTGTTTTTCTAATGGCAGCTGTTTATTCACTTTTCGATGGTGTAATTCATCCTTCATATCTGCATGTTTTGCTGGCACTTGCGTATCCTTTGGGGTTTGTTTTTGTGGTTGTTGGTAAATCTGAATTGTTTACTGAGCATACAACATTAGCCGTAATTCCGGTTCTAAATAGAAATGCCAGTATTCGGAGTTTGATGGTGCTTTGGGGGATTATTTATTCCGGTAACTTATTAGGTGGTTACTTTTTTAGTTATCTACTTTCTATTCTCCCCATGCAACTGAAGGTTATTAATGTAGAATCATTTGCGGCGTTGGCATATAAGTTGGTTGATTATCAGTGGTATATAATTTTGTTGAGTGGCGTGCTGGCGGGCTGGTTAATGGGGTTGTTGTCTTGGCTAGTCACTTCATCACAAGAAACAATTAGTCGTATTTTAATTATTATTCTTATAACAACTGTAATTGGAGTCGGCGGGCTGCATCATTCTATTGTTGGTTCGATAGAAATATTTACAGCTGTGTTAACCAGCAACAATATTACTTTATTCGATTATGGATTTGTACAGCTATGGGCTACCGTTGGTAATATCATTGGCGGGGTTGTGTTTGTAGCGTTTGTGAAATTCAGCCATGTTAACCCCAGTCATAAACGTATTGGCAAGTAG
- a CDS encoding SDR family NAD(P)-dependent oxidoreductase: MNVLITGTSSGLGLGLALNYLKNGHSVYGVSRRQKEELSNNLNYTHLVQDLSNFDEAGIRIEEFLAGIKTLDLVILNAGILNEIKDLHKTNIDEIKHVMDVNVWANKLLIDKLFKHIPAIKQLVAISSGSSVSGARGWNAYSLSKTTLNMLINLYAKEFTDTHFCALAPGLIDTTMQDYIYKLEEYDDFPVVQKLKKAKGTDQMPSHQDAARLVANAISDLQKFESGSFQDVRKM, translated from the coding sequence ATGAATGTACTCATCACCGGAACAAGTTCGGGCTTGGGACTGGGGCTTGCTCTTAATTATCTGAAAAACGGGCACTCGGTCTATGGAGTAAGCCGTAGACAAAAAGAAGAGTTAAGTAATAATTTAAACTATACACACCTTGTGCAAGATTTATCGAATTTCGATGAAGCTGGCATTCGCATTGAGGAATTTTTGGCAGGTATTAAAACACTTGACTTGGTTATATTGAACGCCGGAATTCTTAACGAAATAAAAGATCTTCATAAAACCAATATCGACGAAATTAAGCATGTAATGGATGTCAATGTATGGGCAAACAAATTACTGATAGACAAACTTTTTAAACATATCCCTGCAATTAAACAACTTGTGGCAATCTCATCAGGCTCATCAGTTAGCGGGGCACGCGGCTGGAATGCTTATTCGCTTTCTAAAACTACCTTGAACATGCTAATTAACTTGTATGCAAAAGAATTTACAGACACTCATTTTTGCGCACTGGCACCAGGATTAATTGATACCACTATGCAGGATTACATATACAAACTAGAGGAATATGACGATTTCCCGGTTGTTCAAAAACTGAAAAAGGCAAAAGGTACAGACCAGATGCCTAGTCATCAGGATGCTGCCAGGTTAGTTGCTAACGCAATCAGTGATTTACAAAAATTTGAAAGTGGCAGTTTTCAAGATGTACGAAAAATGTAA
- the rpsF gene encoding 30S ribosomal protein S6: protein MKNQYETVFIATPVLSDVQIKEAVTKFRDIITEDGGEILNEEDWGLRKLAYPIQKKSTGFYHLIEFTAEPSLIEKLETQYRRDERIIRFLTFKQDKYSAAYAEKRRNKAKTEKEK, encoded by the coding sequence ATGAAAAACCAGTATGAAACCGTTTTCATTGCAACTCCCGTTTTATCTGATGTACAGATAAAGGAAGCGGTAACTAAGTTCAGAGACATCATTACCGAAGACGGTGGTGAGATTCTCAATGAAGAGGACTGGGGATTACGCAAATTAGCTTATCCCATTCAGAAAAAAAGCACCGGTTTTTATCACTTGATCGAATTTACGGCTGAGCCTTCATTGATCGAGAAGTTAGAAACCCAGTACAGACGCGACGAGCGTATCATCCGTTTCCTGACTTTCAAGCAGGACAAATACTCAGCTGCGTACGCAGAGAAAAGAAGAAACAAAGCAAAAACTGAAAAGGAGAAATAA
- a CDS encoding DUF6807 family protein: MKLEKTFTSFILILFLFSSGFSQISMKRIDDGILITDGGKKIALYNKEASAMNLDRGRANFFHPVYLPDGKEITQNAPQDHIHHRGIFWAWHQIMVDGKKIGDQWEMEDFIHDVKSVEFFRLPNDMATMKTIVEWKSPNYKNGQEAFIEEKATVNFYGQHRNYRIIQFKIQLRAQTDHVALGGSDDVKGYGGFSARIKLPDDVLFNSEDGLVELRNEAVKAGEFMNISGSLAKKSGQGGMLIYSANDFETANDWILRSKNSMQNAVWPGRELVPISKVTPTILKYAIVLYTGSIKENRVLKELNRLEW, from the coding sequence ATGAAATTAGAAAAAACGTTCACTTCATTTATACTCATCCTATTTCTCTTTAGTTCGGGCTTTTCTCAGATTTCAATGAAGCGTATTGATGATGGAATCCTGATTACCGACGGAGGCAAAAAAATAGCATTATACAACAAAGAAGCTTCAGCGATGAACCTGGACAGGGGGCGGGCTAACTTTTTTCATCCGGTATATTTGCCTGATGGCAAGGAGATTACTCAAAATGCACCGCAGGATCACATTCATCATCGGGGTATTTTCTGGGCATGGCACCAAATAATGGTTGATGGAAAGAAGATCGGTGATCAATGGGAAATGGAGGATTTTATTCACGATGTGAAAAGTGTGGAGTTTTTTCGCTTACCGAACGATATGGCCACGATGAAAACCATTGTTGAATGGAAGTCTCCAAACTATAAAAATGGTCAAGAGGCTTTTATTGAAGAAAAAGCTACCGTAAACTTTTACGGGCAGCATCGCAACTACAGGATTATACAGTTTAAAATTCAGCTGAGAGCGCAAACCGATCATGTTGCTTTGGGTGGCTCGGATGATGTAAAGGGATATGGCGGATTTTCTGCTCGAATAAAGCTTCCGGACGATGTTTTATTTAATTCGGAAGATGGCTTGGTTGAACTCCGGAATGAAGCGGTTAAAGCAGGTGAATTTATGAACATTTCAGGATCGCTAGCCAAAAAATCGGGACAGGGAGGCATGCTCATCTATTCAGCCAATGATTTTGAGACTGCCAATGATTGGATTCTTCGGAGCAAAAACAGCATGCAAAATGCTGTTTGGCCGGGAAGAGAGCTCGTTCCGATTTCGAAAGTGACGCCTACTATATTGAAATATGCAATTGTTCTTTATACCGGTTCTATTAAAGAAAACCGTGTATTGAAAGAATTGAATCGCTTGGAATGGTAA
- a CDS encoding 2-oxo acid dehydrogenase subunit E2 → MKKEIKVPDIAENVETGLIAGILVSKGDKVVEDQSVVEIETDKATTDIPSPFVGTVNEIKVSEGDEVEVNQVIMIIETEGEESQDNEEDESDDEASDQDKENKKSAEKEEQVDDSDSDSEEEETDEEEDGLKEKSSGKEKNDQSDIPASPSVRRLAREKDIDLDQVEGTGPSGRITTEDVEQFAGKSDSDQANDDDKKANKTKESKREKELSTDFAKWGLISMEPMNNIRKETAKNVQQAWQTVPHVTQFDEADITNLENFRKQNQDKIAKSGGKLTVTALLLKIASLALQRFPRFNASLDEENNQIVYKHYYHIGIAVDTSQGLLVPVIRDVNKKSLSELAAELSEMAEKARDKKISSDEMQGGSFTISNLGGIGGTQFTPIVYSPQVAILGVSRSQYKQVLVNDEFEQRLVIPLSLSYDHRVIDGADGARFLRWICDVIEDPFSILQ, encoded by the coding sequence ATGAAAAAAGAAATAAAAGTACCAGATATAGCCGAAAATGTAGAAACAGGCCTGATCGCCGGAATTCTAGTTTCAAAAGGAGATAAAGTAGTAGAAGATCAATCGGTTGTTGAGATCGAGACAGACAAGGCGACGACCGATATTCCCTCACCATTTGTAGGAACTGTAAATGAAATTAAAGTGAGTGAAGGAGATGAAGTGGAAGTCAATCAAGTGATCATGATCATTGAGACTGAAGGAGAGGAGAGCCAGGATAATGAAGAAGATGAGAGTGATGATGAAGCTTCCGACCAGGATAAAGAAAATAAGAAATCAGCCGAAAAAGAAGAGCAAGTAGACGATTCGGATTCAGATTCGGAAGAAGAAGAGACCGATGAGGAGGAAGATGGCTTAAAGGAAAAGTCATCCGGGAAAGAAAAGAATGATCAGAGCGACATTCCGGCTTCTCCTTCTGTGCGGCGTTTAGCTCGTGAAAAAGATATCGATTTAGACCAGGTTGAAGGCACCGGCCCATCGGGTAGAATAACGACAGAAGATGTTGAGCAATTTGCTGGAAAATCGGATTCAGACCAGGCGAATGACGATGACAAAAAAGCAAATAAGACGAAAGAATCGAAAAGGGAAAAGGAGCTATCAACCGACTTTGCAAAGTGGGGATTGATTTCGATGGAACCCATGAATAACATCCGTAAGGAAACAGCTAAAAATGTTCAGCAAGCCTGGCAGACTGTACCACATGTGACCCAGTTTGATGAAGCTGATATTACCAATTTGGAAAACTTCAGAAAGCAGAATCAGGATAAAATTGCTAAAAGTGGTGGAAAACTTACCGTGACAGCTTTATTATTAAAAATTGCGAGTTTGGCATTACAGCGTTTTCCCCGGTTCAATGCAAGTTTGGATGAAGAAAATAACCAGATTGTTTATAAGCACTATTACCATATTGGTATTGCTGTAGATACGTCGCAAGGTTTATTGGTTCCGGTGATTCGTGATGTCAATAAAAAATCGTTGAGTGAATTGGCGGCCGAATTGAGCGAAATGGCTGAAAAAGCTCGCGATAAAAAAATATCATCTGACGAAATGCAGGGGGGAAGTTTCACCATTTCCAATTTGGGAGGAATTGGAGGAACGCAATTTACACCAATTGTTTACTCGCCTCAGGTGGCAATTTTAGGTGTTTCTCGTAGTCAATACAAGCAAGTATTGGTGAACGACGAATTTGAACAACGATTGGTTATACCGCTTTCACTGTCTTACGATCATCGTGTGATTGATGGAGCTGATGGAGCGCGGTTTTTACGTTGGATATGCGATGTGATTGAAGATCCGTTTTCTATTCTGCAATAA